In Fundidesulfovibrio magnetotacticus, the genomic window GGCATCAACGGCCGGGGCCTCGCTGGCCTGCCTGCTGGCCCGCTACGTGCTGCGCGAGTGGGTGGCCGCGCGCTTTCCCCAGGCCCTGGACCGGGTGGACCGGGGCATGGCCGGGACCGGGGCGGGGGTCTGGTACCTCTTTTCGCTGCGCCTCGTGCCGGTGGTCCCGTTCTTCCTGATCAACCTGGCCATGGGGCTCACGGCCATGCCGCTGCGCACGTTCTGGTGGGTGTCGCAGCTGGGGATGCTTCCGGGCACGGCGGTGTACGTGTTCGCCGGGGTGGAGCTTGGGCGCGTGAACACCCTGGGCGACGTGGTGTCGCCCGGGATGCTCGCCGCCTTGTGCCTGCTGGGGGTGTTCCCCCTGGTGGCCCGGTGGGCGCTTTCGCGGCTGGGGCGCGCGCGCGGCCGGGGCGCGGCCTGATTCCACGCGCCAGTCTGTCGCCGGACGGCTCCCGCGCCCTGTCCAGGGTTTTCGGCCGGCCCCCCCCCGGGGGCGCGGGTTATTGGCCCGCGCCCGCCTGTTGCAGGCGGCGTTGCATCTCCAGGATGGTGCGGTCGAGAATTTCGCGCAGGCGCAGGGCGTTGGCCGGGGTGAGCACGATGCGGTTGCTCACGCGCACCTGGCCCTGGGTGGAGCGGTTCACGTTGCCGAATTCCAGCACCACGTCGTCGGGTCCGGCGAAGACGGTGAAGAAGTCGCGGTAGTGGTATTCCAGGTCGGCCGGGGTCTGTATCTGCACCTGCTGGCTGGGATCGGCTGGGTTCATGGCTTGGGCCTTTCCGGGCGAGCCCGGGCTTTTGGCGCGCGGTGGCTGCCTGGTTTCAGTGCGTCCTGGCCGAGAGGGCCTTCTCGATGGCCAGGGCCAGGTCTTCGGCCTCGAAGGGTTTGGGGAGCAGGGCGTCCATGCCTTCGCGCAGCAGGCGGATGCGGTCGCGGTCGCTGGCGTAGGACGTGAAGGCG contains:
- a CDS encoding TVP38/TMEM64 family protein, whose product is MAGRTAKRTAVLLAVAAGIGAFFWLDGPKHLNLEALKASRQGLADLYAARPVLMLGGYFLLYVAVAGLALPGAAVLTLAGSAVFGFWAGLAVVSLASTAGASLACLLARYVLREWVAARFPQALDRVDRGMAGTGAGVWYLFSLRLVPVVPFFLINLAMGLTAMPLRTFWWVSQLGMLPGTAVYVFAGVELGRVNTLGDVVSPGMLAALCLLGVFPLVARWALSRLGRARGRGAA
- a CDS encoding DUF3467 domain-containing protein, with translation MNPADPSQQVQIQTPADLEYHYRDFFTVFAGPDDVVLEFGNVNRSTQGQVRVSNRIVLTPANALRLREILDRTILEMQRRLQQAGAGQ